A single genomic interval of Pseudomonas sp. FeN3W harbors:
- a CDS encoding PhzF family phenazine biosynthesis protein produces MFQVDAFTAERFRGNPAAVIPLQAWLADELMQAIAAENNLSETAYFVREADGAFHIRWFSPLTEIDFCGHATLASAFVLLEQGLAQAPLTFRAAAVGDLTVQRRADGLLEMSFPNRAPEPVAEPPAALLQGLGCEPETVLRNRQAWFAVYRDEQQVRALAPDLEALRALAPLDVVVTAPGREQDFASRYFWPANGGDEDPVTGSIHAGLAPYWAERLGRNELVALQASARTGILHCRVEADRVMVAGQAVQYLDGTIEL; encoded by the coding sequence ATGTTCCAGGTCGATGCTTTCACCGCTGAACGTTTCCGGGGCAATCCCGCGGCGGTGATCCCCTTGCAGGCCTGGCTGGCGGACGAGCTGATGCAAGCCATCGCCGCCGAAAACAACCTTTCCGAGACGGCCTACTTCGTTCGCGAGGCGGACGGGGCCTTTCATATCCGCTGGTTCTCGCCGCTCACCGAAATCGATTTCTGCGGCCATGCCACGCTGGCCAGCGCCTTCGTGCTGCTGGAGCAGGGGCTGGCCCAGGCGCCGCTGACCTTTCGCGCCGCTGCCGTAGGCGATCTGACTGTGCAGCGGCGGGCTGACGGTCTGCTGGAAATGAGCTTCCCCAATCGTGCGCCGGAACCAGTTGCCGAACCGCCGGCGGCATTGTTGCAGGGGCTTGGATGCGAGCCGGAAACGGTGCTGCGCAATCGCCAGGCGTGGTTCGCCGTCTATCGCGACGAGCAGCAGGTGCGCGCCCTGGCCCCCGATCTGGAAGCGCTGCGCGCGCTGGCACCACTGGATGTGGTAGTGACCGCGCCGGGACGCGAGCAGGATTTCGCCTCGCGTTATTTCTGGCCAGCCAACGGCGGCGACGAGGACCCGGTCACCGGCTCCATCCATGCCGGGCTTGCGCCGTACTGGGCCGAGCGGCTGGGACGCAACGAACTGGTGGCGCTGCAGGCGTCGGCGCGCACGGGCATCCTGCACTGCCGGGTCGAAGCGGATCGTGTGATGGTGGCCGGGCAGGCCGTGCAGTATCTCGACGGCACCATCGAACTTTAA
- the bglX gene encoding beta-glucosidase BglX, with amino-acid sequence MKRLLQFVLLASAMGSFACVAQPMLPLDDRQALIETLLERMTLAEKIGQLRLISIGGDMPRERIVEEIAAGRIGATFNSVTRADNRPMQDAALRSRLGIPIFFAYDVVHGHRTIFPISLALASSWDLEAIALSGRVSASEASADGLDLTFAPMVDITRDPRWGRTSEGFGEDPYLVSQIAGTLVRAYQGERLSAADSVMASVKHFALYGAVEGGRDYNVVDMSLQRMHQDYLPPYRAAVDAGAGGVMIALNTVNGMPASANRWLLRDLLRDDWGFRGLNISDHGAIDELLRHGVARDGREAARLAIEAGIDLSMHDSLYLQELPGLVERGEVPIELIDQAVGRVLGAKYDLGLFHDPYRRIGKAVDDPVEVNAESRLHREAARRVARESLVLLENRDNALPLRKDATIALVGPLANSHVDMLGSWSAAGVATQTVTLRQGLEAAIGDSGRVIHARGANVSDDPRLIEYLNFLNWDRPEVTQDPRPPQAMIDEAVRAAREADVIVAAVGESRGMSHESSSRTSLTLPASQQALLEALVATGKPLVVVLMNGRPLQLGWVSEHADALLETWFAGTEGGNAIADVLFGTHNPSGKLPISFPRSVGQIPTYYNHPRLGRPYVEGRPGNYTSQYFEEPNGALYPFGYGLSYTEFELTKPQLSRHQLKRGQILEVSVTVKNSGARAGATVVQLYLQDLVGSGVRPVKELKRFEKLMLEPGESRVVRFELGEDDLKFPDARLDYVAEPGEFEVQLGLDSRAVQSARFELL; translated from the coding sequence ATGAAAAGGCTGTTGCAGTTTGTCCTGCTTGCCAGCGCAATGGGCTCCTTCGCCTGCGTGGCACAGCCCATGCTGCCGCTGGATGACCGGCAGGCACTGATCGAGACCCTGCTCGAGCGCATGACCCTGGCGGAGAAGATTGGCCAGCTGCGGCTGATCAGCATCGGTGGCGACATGCCGCGCGAGCGCATCGTCGAGGAGATCGCGGCCGGCCGCATCGGTGCCACCTTCAATTCGGTGACCCGAGCCGACAACCGCCCCATGCAGGACGCGGCCTTGCGCAGCCGACTGGGCATTCCGATCTTCTTCGCCTACGACGTGGTTCATGGCCATCGCACCATCTTCCCGATCAGCCTGGCGCTGGCATCGAGCTGGGATCTGGAGGCCATCGCCCTGAGCGGTCGGGTGTCGGCCAGCGAGGCCAGTGCCGACGGCCTCGACCTGACCTTCGCGCCGATGGTCGACATCACCCGCGACCCGCGCTGGGGCCGGACCTCCGAAGGCTTCGGTGAGGATCCGTACCTGGTCTCGCAGATCGCCGGCACGCTGGTACGTGCCTATCAGGGCGAGCGCCTGAGCGCTGCGGACAGCGTGATGGCCAGCGTCAAGCACTTCGCCCTGTATGGCGCGGTGGAAGGGGGCCGCGACTACAACGTGGTCGACATGAGCCTGCAGCGTATGCATCAGGATTACCTGCCGCCATACCGTGCCGCGGTGGACGCCGGGGCCGGCGGCGTGATGATCGCACTGAACACCGTCAACGGCATGCCGGCCAGCGCCAATCGCTGGCTGCTGCGCGACCTGCTGCGTGATGACTGGGGCTTTCGCGGGCTGAACATCAGCGACCACGGCGCCATCGACGAACTGCTGCGCCACGGCGTGGCCCGCGATGGCCGCGAGGCCGCGCGCCTGGCGATCGAGGCGGGTATCGATCTGAGCATGCATGACTCGCTCTATCTCCAGGAACTGCCGGGGCTGGTCGAGCGCGGTGAGGTGCCGATCGAGCTGATCGACCAGGCTGTGGGGCGTGTGCTGGGCGCCAAATACGACCTCGGTCTGTTCCATGATCCTTACCGGCGCATTGGCAAGGCGGTGGACGATCCCGTGGAGGTCAATGCCGAAAGCCGCCTGCATCGCGAGGCCGCGCGGCGGGTCGCACGCGAATCGTTGGTGCTGCTGGAAAACCGTGACAACGCTCTTCCGCTGCGCAAGGACGCGACCATCGCGCTGGTCGGCCCGCTGGCCAATTCCCACGTCGACATGCTCGGCAGCTGGTCGGCGGCCGGTGTGGCGACGCAAACCGTGACGCTGCGTCAGGGCCTCGAGGCAGCGATTGGCGATTCCGGCCGGGTCATCCATGCCCGCGGTGCGAATGTCAGCGATGATCCTCGACTGATCGAGTACCTGAACTTCCTCAACTGGGACCGCCCGGAAGTGACGCAGGACCCGCGGCCGCCGCAGGCGATGATCGACGAGGCCGTGCGAGCCGCGCGCGAGGCTGACGTGATCGTTGCTGCCGTGGGCGAGTCACGTGGTATGTCCCACGAATCCTCCAGCCGTACCAGCCTCACGCTGCCGGCCAGCCAGCAGGCGCTGCTCGAAGCCCTGGTCGCCACCGGCAAGCCGTTGGTGGTGGTGCTGATGAACGGCCGCCCGTTGCAACTGGGCTGGGTCAGTGAACATGCCGATGCGCTGCTGGAAACCTGGTTCGCTGGTACCGAGGGCGGTAATGCCATCGCCGACGTGCTGTTCGGCACACACAACCCCTCTGGCAAGCTGCCGATCTCCTTTCCACGTTCGGTGGGGCAGATTCCCACCTACTACAACCATCCGCGACTCGGCCGGCCCTACGTCGAGGGTCGCCCCGGCAACTACACCTCGCAGTATTTCGAAGAACCCAACGGTGCCTTGTACCCGTTCGGTTATGGCCTGAGCTACACCGAATTCGAGCTGACGAAGCCGCAGCTTTCACGACATCAGCTGAAACGCGGCCAGATTCTGGAGGTCAGCGTAACGGTGAAGAACAGCGGAGCACGCGCCGGCGCGACGGTGGTGCAGCTGTATCTGCAGGACCTGGTCGGCTCCGGCGTACGCCCGGTCAAGGAACTCAAGCGCTTCGAAAAGCTCATGTTAGAGCCGGGTGAGTCGCGGGTAGTGCGCTTCGAACTGGGCGAGGACGATCTGAAGTTTCCCGACGCGCGACTCGACTACGTGGCTGAGCCTGGCGAGTTCGAAGTGCAGCTGGGGCTCGATTCCCGGGCTGTGCAAAGCGCGCGTTTCGAGCTGTTGTAA
- a CDS encoding glucan biosynthesis protein G: MLAGLAGGLFMLMAGSALAFSLDDVAKRAQELAASRYEEPVSNLPDEFRQMAFADYQRLRFNPEHAYWKDVETPFHLHFYHQGMHFDTPVRINEITATKVREIRYDPSMFEFGGVDIDPASLEGLGFAGFKVLYPLNTKDKQDELMTLLGASYFRIIGKGQWYGLSARGLAIDTALPVGEEFPRFREFWVERPQADRRNLVIYALLDSPRATGAYRMVLTPGKDSTLDVQAKVFLREQVGKLGIAPLTSMFLFGANQPSSVTNFRPQLHDSEGLAIHAGNGEWIWRPLNNPKRLAVSAFSVENPRGFGLMQRTRDFGRYEDLDDRYELRPSGWVETRGDWGKGHVELVEIPTPDETNDNIVAFWSPEKQPEPGQSLDLEYRLHFSMDEPSLHDPELAWVQQTRISTGDVKQANLIRQPDGSTALIVDFVGPVLEQLAEDAPVSTRVSVDDNAELVENNLRYNTVTKGWRLTLRVKVRDPARPVEMRAALVDGDKTLSETWTYQIAPHE; encoded by the coding sequence ATGCTGGCCGGTCTGGCGGGTGGCCTGTTCATGCTGATGGCCGGCAGTGCGCTGGCGTTCAGCCTTGACGATGTGGCCAAGCGGGCCCAGGAGCTGGCAGCCAGCCGTTACGAGGAGCCGGTGAGCAACCTGCCCGACGAATTCCGCCAGATGGCATTCGCCGACTACCAGCGCCTGCGCTTCAACCCGGAACATGCCTACTGGAAGGACGTCGAGACGCCGTTCCATCTGCACTTCTATCACCAGGGCATGCACTTCGACACGCCGGTGCGCATCAATGAAATCACCGCGACGAAAGTGCGCGAAATTCGCTACGACCCCTCGATGTTCGAGTTCGGCGGCGTCGACATCGACCCGGCCTCGCTGGAGGGGCTGGGCTTTGCCGGCTTCAAGGTGCTCTATCCGCTGAACACGAAGGACAAGCAGGATGAGCTGATGACCCTGCTGGGCGCCAGCTACTTCCGCATCATCGGCAAGGGCCAATGGTACGGGCTTTCCGCGCGTGGGTTGGCGATCGACACGGCGCTGCCGGTCGGCGAGGAGTTCCCGCGTTTCCGCGAATTCTGGGTCGAGCGGCCGCAGGCTGATCGGCGCAATCTGGTGATCTACGCGCTGCTCGATTCACCGCGTGCCACTGGCGCCTATCGTATGGTGCTGACGCCGGGCAAGGACAGCACGCTGGACGTGCAGGCCAAGGTGTTTCTTCGCGAGCAGGTCGGCAAGCTCGGCATTGCGCCGCTGACCAGCATGTTCCTGTTCGGCGCCAACCAGCCGAGCAGCGTCACCAACTTCCGTCCGCAGCTGCATGACTCCGAGGGTCTGGCGATCCATGCCGGCAATGGCGAATGGATCTGGCGCCCGCTGAACAATCCGAAGCGGCTGGCCGTCAGCGCGTTCAGTGTGGAGAACCCGCGCGGCTTCGGGTTGATGCAGCGCACCCGCGATTTCGGCCGTTACGAAGATCTGGACGACCGCTACGAGCTGCGCCCGAGCGGCTGGGTGGAAACCCGCGGTGACTGGGGCAAGGGCCACGTCGAGTTGGTCGAGATCCCGACGCCTGACGAGACCAATGACAACATCGTCGCCTTCTGGTCCCCGGAAAAGCAGCCGGAGCCTGGCCAGTCGCTGGATCTGGAATACCGCCTGCATTTCTCCATGGACGAACCGAGCCTGCACGATCCTGAGCTGGCCTGGGTACAGCAGACCCGTATTTCCACCGGCGATGTCAAACAGGCCAACCTGATCCGCCAGCCTGACGGCAGCACCGCACTGATCGTGGACTTCGTCGGGCCGGTGCTGGAGCAGCTCGCCGAGGATGCGCCAGTCAGCACGCGCGTCAGCGTCGATGACAACGCCGAGCTGGTGGAAAACAACCTGCGTTACAACACCGTCACCAAGGGCTGGCGCCTGACGCTGCGCGTGAAGGTGCGTGACCCGGCGCGCCCGGTCGAGATGCGCGCGGCGCTGGTCGATGGCGACAAGACCCTTTCCGAAACCTGGACCTACCAGATTGCTCCCCATGAATGA
- the mdoH gene encoding glucans biosynthesis glucosyltransferase MdoH has product MNEQHAVNGLTQSYCDGLALNDTEDPARYRQTAEQGDLLALHDELSAETSAQRSPSRRLLDSVVARLRLGWGDLVDRAGVIAEDHQGRAYVQSTPPIVRTRMVPEPWHTNILRRGWRRMLGRTPPRRHFEPSPQPLDEARWRRVAALRRAALLVLMLGQTAFATWQMKAVLPYQGWFLVDMQEVFVQPLSESARQILPYVVQTSILLLFALLFCWVSVGFWTALMGFFQLLRGKDRYSISASSPGTEPIPAEARTALVMPIANEDVPRVFAGLRATYESLKATGELEHFDIFVLSDSNDPDTCVAEQKAWVELCRAVDGFGHIFYRRRRRRVKRKSGNIDDFCRRWGSSYRYMVVLDADSVMSGECLTSLVRLMEANPNAGIIQTAPKASGMDTLYARLQQFATRVYGPLFTAGLNFWQLGESHYWGHNAIIRVKPFIEHCALAPLPGTGSFAGAILSHDFVEAALMRRAGWGVWIAYDLPGSYEELPPNLLDELKRDRRWCHGNLMNFRLFMVRGVHTVHRLVFLTGVMSYLSAPLWFLFLLLSTGLLAIHTLMEPEYFLQPNQLYPLWPRWHPQEAIALFSATMTLLFLPKLLSVLLVCIQGAQAYGGRLRVVLSMLIETLFSVLLAPVRMLFHSVFVTAAFLGWSVQWKSPQRGDDATPWGEALRRHGSQIVIGVLWTALVAWLDAAFLWWLAPIVVSLILSAPVSVITSRTGLGLAARRGKLFLIPEEYAPPTELANTDLYQQQNQAVALRHGFLVAVVDPLYNALACAMARARHAKVVAGAERLREQRLAQVLTVGPDGADAEAARWRLLNDPDGMALLHRHVWEDPAGAVWLARYREQYPHGVARPDLASEA; this is encoded by the coding sequence ATGAATGAGCAGCATGCAGTGAATGGCCTGACGCAAAGCTATTGCGACGGTCTGGCGTTGAACGACACCGAGGACCCGGCCAGATACCGGCAGACGGCCGAGCAGGGTGATCTGCTCGCGCTGCATGACGAACTGTCTGCCGAGACCAGCGCGCAGCGCAGCCCGTCGCGTCGTTTGCTCGACTCGGTGGTCGCGCGACTGCGGCTGGGCTGGGGCGATCTGGTCGACCGCGCCGGCGTGATCGCCGAGGATCACCAGGGGCGCGCCTATGTGCAGTCGACCCCGCCGATCGTGCGCACGCGCATGGTGCCGGAGCCCTGGCATACCAATATCCTGCGCCGTGGCTGGCGCCGGATGCTGGGTCGCACGCCGCCGCGGCGTCACTTCGAGCCCAGTCCGCAGCCGCTCGACGAAGCGCGCTGGCGCCGCGTCGCAGCCCTGCGCCGCGCGGCGCTGCTGGTGCTGATGCTCGGGCAGACCGCCTTCGCCACCTGGCAGATGAAGGCGGTGCTGCCTTACCAGGGCTGGTTCCTGGTCGACATGCAGGAGGTGTTCGTCCAGCCGCTGTCCGAATCGGCCCGGCAGATCCTTCCCTATGTGGTGCAGACCAGCATCCTGCTGCTCTTCGCACTGCTGTTCTGCTGGGTCTCGGTGGGCTTCTGGACCGCGCTGATGGGCTTCTTCCAGCTGCTGCGTGGCAAGGATCGCTACAGCATCTCGGCCAGCAGCCCCGGTACCGAACCGATACCGGCCGAGGCGCGTACGGCGCTGGTGATGCCGATCGCCAACGAGGACGTGCCGCGCGTATTCGCCGGCCTGCGTGCGACCTACGAGTCGCTCAAGGCGACCGGTGAACTCGAGCATTTCGACATCTTCGTGCTCAGCGACAGTAACGACCCGGACACCTGCGTTGCCGAGCAGAAGGCCTGGGTCGAGCTGTGCCGTGCGGTGGATGGCTTCGGCCACATCTTCTATCGCCGCCGCCGGCGCCGGGTGAAGCGCAAGAGCGGCAACATCGACGATTTCTGCCGTCGCTGGGGCAGCAGCTACCGCTACATGGTGGTGCTGGATGCCGACAGCGTGATGAGCGGCGAATGCCTGACCAGCCTGGTGCGACTGATGGAGGCCAACCCCAACGCCGGCATCATCCAGACCGCGCCCAAGGCGTCGGGCATGGATACGCTTTATGCGCGGCTGCAGCAGTTCGCCACGCGCGTCTACGGTCCGCTGTTCACCGCCGGGCTCAACTTCTGGCAGCTGGGTGAATCGCATTACTGGGGCCACAACGCGATCATTCGCGTGAAGCCGTTCATCGAGCACTGTGCCTTGGCGCCGTTGCCTGGCACCGGTTCGTTCGCCGGGGCGATCCTCTCCCACGACTTCGTCGAAGCCGCGCTGATGCGCCGTGCCGGCTGGGGCGTGTGGATCGCCTACGACCTGCCGGGCAGTTACGAGGAGCTGCCGCCCAACCTGCTCGACGAACTCAAGCGCGATCGTCGCTGGTGTCACGGCAACCTGATGAACTTCCGCCTGTTCATGGTGCGCGGTGTGCACACGGTGCATCGCCTGGTGTTCCTCACCGGGGTGATGTCCTACCTGTCGGCGCCGCTGTGGTTTCTCTTCCTGCTGCTGTCCACCGGCCTGCTGGCGATCCATACGCTGATGGAGCCGGAGTACTTCCTGCAGCCCAATCAGCTCTACCCGCTGTGGCCGCGCTGGCATCCGCAGGAAGCCATCGCGCTGTTCTCGGCGACCATGACGCTATTGTTCCTGCCCAAGCTGCTCAGTGTGCTGCTGGTCTGCATCCAGGGCGCCCAGGCCTATGGCGGGCGGCTGCGGGTGGTGCTGTCGATGCTGATCGAAACGCTGTTCTCGGTGCTGCTGGCACCGGTGCGCATGCTCTTTCACAGCGTATTCGTCACCGCGGCGTTCCTCGGCTGGTCGGTGCAGTGGAAATCGCCGCAGCGCGGCGATGACGCCACCCCCTGGGGCGAGGCGCTGCGCCGGCATGGCTCGCAGATCGTCATCGGTGTGCTCTGGACGGCCCTGGTCGCCTGGCTGGATGCAGCCTTTCTCTGGTGGCTGGCGCCGATCGTGGTGTCGCTGATCCTCTCGGCGCCGGTATCGGTGATCACCAGCCGTACCGGACTGGGCCTGGCTGCGCGGCGCGGCAAGCTGTTCCTGATTCCTGAGGAATACGCCCCACCGACCGAGCTGGCCAATACCGACCTGTATCAGCAACAGAACCAGGCCGTTGCCTTGCGCCATGGCTTCCTCGTGGCAGTGGTCGATCCCCTGTACAACGCGCTCGCCTGTGCCATGGCGCGCGCCCGGCATGCCAAGGTGGTCGCCGGCGCCGAGCGTTTGCGCGAGCAACGCCTCGCCCAAGTGCTGACGGTCGGCCCTGACGGCGCGGATGCCGAGGCGGCGCGCTGGCGCCTGCTGAACGATCCGGACGGCATGGCGCTGTTGCACCGTCACGTCTGGGAAGATCCGGCCGGGGCCGTCTGGCTGGCGCGCTATCGGGAACAGTATCCCCACGGCGTGGCACGCCCGGACCTCGCCAGCGAGGCTTGA
- a CDS encoding FKBP-type peptidyl-prolyl cis-trans isomerase, with protein MNDELLVEDIQLGDGKAVVKGALITTQYRGTLSDGTEFDSSYTRGKPFQCVIGTGRVIKGWDIGLMGMRVGGKRRLFVPAHLGYGERQVGAHIPPNSDLHFEIELLEVLTRDD; from the coding sequence ATGAACGATGAATTGCTGGTCGAAGACATTCAGCTCGGCGACGGCAAAGCGGTGGTCAAGGGCGCGCTGATCACTACCCAGTACCGCGGCACGCTGAGCGACGGCACGGAGTTCGACAGCTCCTACACGCGTGGCAAACCCTTCCAGTGCGTGATCGGCACCGGTCGGGTCATCAAGGGTTGGGACATCGGGCTGATGGGCATGCGGGTCGGCGGCAAGCGCAGACTGTTCGTGCCGGCTCATCTGGGTTATGGCGAGCGCCAGGTCGGCGCGCATATCCCGCCCAATTCGGATCTGCATTTCGAGATCGAGCTGCTGGAAGTACTTACGCGCGACGACTGA
- a CDS encoding pirin family protein, translating to MIELRPYARLGHAQHGWLNARHHFSFAGYHDVERMRWGRLRVWNDDSIAPQSGFEPHSHRDMEIITYVRQGAITHEDSLGNRGRTVAGDVQVMSAGTGIVHSEYNLEDVETRIFQIWIHPQQTGLPPAWGTRQFPTGERAGAFVTLASGLPGDDEALPIRAEARLAAATLAAGQNADYEIAAGHRVYLVPASGQIEVNGLMVAAGDGVAVRDETRLSIRAVADSEVILVESL from the coding sequence ATGATCGAACTACGTCCATATGCCCGGCTTGGTCATGCGCAACACGGCTGGCTGAACGCGCGCCACCACTTTTCCTTCGCTGGTTATCACGACGTCGAGCGCATGCGCTGGGGCCGTCTGCGCGTATGGAACGACGACAGCATCGCGCCGCAGTCGGGCTTCGAGCCGCATTCGCACCGGGACATGGAGATCATCACTTACGTCCGCCAGGGTGCCATTACCCACGAAGACAGCCTCGGCAACCGCGGCCGTACCGTCGCTGGCGATGTGCAGGTGATGAGCGCCGGCACCGGGATCGTGCACAGCGAGTACAACCTGGAGGATGTGGAAACGCGCATTTTCCAGATATGGATTCATCCGCAGCAGACCGGACTGCCGCCGGCCTGGGGCACTCGCCAGTTCCCCACTGGCGAGCGCGCCGGCGCTTTCGTCACGCTCGCCAGTGGCCTGCCCGGCGACGACGAGGCGCTGCCGATTCGTGCTGAAGCCAGGCTGGCAGCGGCTACGCTTGCAGCAGGGCAGAACGCCGACTACGAAATTGCCGCCGGGCACCGGGTGTATCTGGTGCCAGCCAGTGGCCAGATCGAGGTCAACGGACTCATGGTCGCCGCCGGCGATGGCGTGGCCGTGCGCGACGAAACACGGCTGAGCATCAGGGCCGTGGCAGACAGCGAAGTCATCCTGGTCGAGTCGCTCTGA
- the wrbA gene encoding NAD(P)H:quinone oxidoreductase, with the protein MAKILVLYHSMYGHIETMANAVAEGARRVPGVEVTIKRVPETMPEDAFRNAGGKVDQPADIADPNELPNYDGIIFGTPTRFGNMSGQMRNFLDRTGGLWAKGALYGKVASVFASTGTGGGQEMTITSTWTTLAHHGMVIVPTGYGISEFFDISETNGGTPYGATTIAGGDGSRQPSQKELTIARYQGEHVAKITSKLKG; encoded by the coding sequence ATGGCGAAGATTCTCGTGCTCTACCACTCCATGTACGGCCACATCGAAACGATGGCCAATGCCGTCGCCGAAGGCGCGCGCCGCGTGCCGGGTGTCGAGGTGACGATCAAGCGCGTGCCGGAAACCATGCCGGAAGACGCCTTCCGCAACGCCGGCGGCAAGGTCGATCAGCCCGCCGACATCGCCGATCCGAACGAGCTGCCGAACTACGATGGCATCATCTTTGGCACACCGACCCGCTTCGGCAACATGTCCGGGCAGATGCGCAACTTCCTCGACCGCACCGGTGGCCTGTGGGCCAAGGGCGCGCTGTACGGCAAGGTCGCCAGCGTGTTCGCCTCGACCGGCACCGGCGGTGGGCAGGAGATGACCATCACCTCGACCTGGACCACCCTGGCGCACCACGGCATGGTCATCGTGCCCACCGGTTATGGCATCAGCGAGTTCTTCGACATCTCCGAAACCAACGGTGGCACGCCCTATGGCGCCACGACCATCGCCGGTGGCGACGGCTCGCGTCAGCCTTCGCAGAAGGAGCTGACCATCGCGCGCTACCAGGGCGAGCACGTGGCGAAGATCACCAGCAAGCTCAAGGGCTGA
- a CDS encoding GNAT family N-acetyltransferase encodes MRRLATPADQQRVYDIYMHPDVVPYLGFDPMPREHFGKVFEPLFESAGFYVFEDDGVVQGFYKVQRHLGRAAHVAYLGTLAVAPEVQGSGLARRMMREALDRLAASGIRRVELTVEADNPRAIAFYERFGFVHEGTQRDAYKRSSDEGFVDELMYGLLLGPGQVPA; translated from the coding sequence ATGCGCCGCCTTGCCACGCCCGCCGATCAGCAGCGGGTCTACGATATCTACATGCACCCGGACGTGGTGCCCTACCTGGGCTTCGATCCCATGCCGCGCGAGCACTTCGGCAAGGTCTTCGAGCCGTTGTTCGAGAGCGCCGGCTTCTATGTCTTCGAAGACGATGGCGTGGTGCAGGGCTTTTACAAGGTGCAGCGCCATCTGGGCCGCGCCGCCCATGTCGCCTACCTCGGCACCCTGGCCGTCGCGCCCGAGGTCCAGGGTAGCGGCCTGGCGCGACGGATGATGCGGGAAGCCCTCGACAGGCTGGCCGCCAGCGGCATTCGTCGTGTGGAATTGACGGTGGAGGCGGACAACCCGCGGGCGATCGCCTTTTACGAGCGCTTCGGTTTCGTCCACGAAGGCACGCAGCGCGACGCCTACAAGCGCAGCAGCGACGAGGGCTTCGTCGACGAACTGATGTATGGCCTGTTGCTGGGACCTGGGCAGGTCCCAGCGTAG
- a CDS encoding DUF3087 domain-containing protein has protein sequence MVLFEIVPLSPETYRQQTRRSTLIVAATFAVLAMGLSTLAVALFGEPGGDNLRLNIGGVVAGLALTIGVVRWLYWQQPWMAAAVYGWQLKRSLMRVTNMMHQVKAGVSAGDPDAMKLLRFYHLGLTQMHRLDGNSSGLSDSVAEIDRHREAMEARNMDTDQPRLESGWLERVGQIEAKR, from the coding sequence GTGGTGCTATTCGAGATCGTTCCGCTCAGCCCCGAAACCTATCGCCAGCAGACCCGGCGCAGCACGCTGATCGTCGCGGCGACCTTCGCCGTCCTCGCCATGGGCTTGTCGACCCTGGCCGTGGCGCTGTTCGGTGAGCCCGGTGGCGACAACTTGCGGCTGAACATCGGTGGCGTGGTGGCCGGATTGGCGCTGACGATCGGAGTCGTCAGGTGGCTGTACTGGCAGCAGCCGTGGATGGCAGCGGCGGTGTACGGCTGGCAGCTCAAGCGCAGCCTGATGCGCGTGACCAACATGATGCACCAGGTCAAGGCAGGCGTAAGTGCGGGCGATCCGGATGCGATGAAGCTGCTGCGCTTCTATCACTTGGGGTTGACGCAGATGCATCGGCTCGATGGCAACTCCAGCGGCCTCAGCGATTCGGTTGCCGAGATTGACCGTCACCGCGAGGCGATGGAGGCGCGGAACATGGATACCGACCAGCCACGCCTAGAGTCGGGTTGGCTGGAGCGAGTCGGACAGATCGAGGCGAAGCGCTGA
- a CDS encoding cytochrome c — protein sequence MKTVLATLALSTLLVAIGGALVVYSGIIDVGADAPHSAPLHAVLETTRERAVAVRARDLEVPTLGSAEQIRSGAGNYAAMCVGCHLAPGVEPTELSQGLYPAPPTLAEDRDNDPAATFWVIKHGLKSTGMPAWGKFMEDRYIWSLVAFVEQLPSLTPLEYQTLVDSSDGHLHGGGESDMHAPAADQQPAGADHHQGAQDGHAPAQSEAAPEVDVHHHPDGSRHVH from the coding sequence ATGAAGACTGTCCTGGCGACACTGGCACTGAGCACCCTGCTGGTCGCAATCGGCGGCGCGCTGGTGGTGTATTCCGGCATCATCGATGTCGGCGCGGACGCCCCGCACAGCGCGCCACTGCACGCCGTGCTGGAGACCACCCGTGAACGCGCCGTGGCCGTGCGCGCCCGCGACCTCGAAGTGCCGACGCTGGGGTCTGCGGAGCAGATTCGTTCCGGGGCGGGCAACTACGCGGCCATGTGCGTCGGTTGCCACCTGGCGCCCGGCGTCGAGCCGACCGAACTGAGCCAGGGCCTCTACCCCGCGCCCCCAACGCTTGCCGAGGACCGCGACAACGACCCGGCCGCGACTTTCTGGGTCATCAAGCATGGACTCAAGTCCACCGGCATGCCGGCGTGGGGCAAGTTCATGGAGGACCGCTACATCTGGTCGCTGGTCGCCTTCGTCGAACAACTGCCCTCACTCACCCCGCTGGAATACCAGACGCTGGTGGACTCTAGTGACGGCCACCTGCACGGTGGCGGTGAATCGGACATGCACGCTCCTGCCGCCGATCAGCAGCCGGCAGGCGCAGACCATCATCAAGGTGCCCAAGACGGCCATGCGCCGGCGCAATCAGAAGCAGCACCGGAAGTCGATGTACACCACCACCCGGACGGTAGCCGCCACGTGCATTGA